In Schistocerca serialis cubense isolate TAMUIC-IGC-003099 chromosome 3, iqSchSeri2.2, whole genome shotgun sequence, the following proteins share a genomic window:
- the LOC126471151 gene encoding uncharacterized protein LOC126471151 gives MRSIQKAANFGDAKALYDSIKKAIGPTVRKTVPLKSKTSEVITDEGKKMECWVEHYLKFREIDFLANGKALGEDGIPAEVIKYNKSVLLKHLYSLITTSWEEDYVPMTLVSNTEDELQYIINKLSNAFEKFGLLIDFQKTKIMAQSTTNFPSISIDGNPLQVFDNFTYLESTICSNLSMDTEITNRIAKASSVMARLKNRIWNNGLLTTKTKLKVYNACVISTLLYSCETWTTLSRQESRLNSFHLCCLRKILQISWGDRVPNTEVFHHASTTSIFALPSHRRLRWLGHVRCMDPERILKQLLCGEL, from the exons ATGAGAA gtatacagaaagcggccaATTTTGGGGATGCTAAGGCATTGTATGATagtattaagaaagcaattggaccaactgtcagaaaaacagttcctctgaagtccaagacaaGTGAAGTCATAACTGATGAAGGCAAAAAAATGGAatgctgggttgaacactaccttAAGTT tagagaaatagatttTCTTGCTAATGGAAAGGCCCtaggtgaagatgggatccctgcagaggttattaagtataacaagtctgttcttctcaaacatttatattcacttattacaaccagctgggaagaagatTATGTCCCGATGA ctctagtatcgaacacagaggatgagctgcagtatataatcaacaaattatcaaatgcctttgaaaaatttggtctactcatcgactttcaaaagactaagatcatggcgcagagcactaccaactttccatccatcagcattgatggcaatcctctccaggtatTTGATAACTTTACCTACTTGgaatccacaatatgtagcaacttgtccatggacactgaaattactaacagaatcgcaaaggcatcgtccgtcatggctagattgaaaaacagaatatggaacaacggactgcttaccacaaaaactaaattaaaagtctacaacgcttgtgttataagcacccttctctatagctgtgagacatggacaactctttctaggcaagaatctcgactcaacagcttccatctttgctgtctccggaagatccttcagatctcctggggagatagagtacccaacaccgaagtctttcatcatgcaagcacaaccagcatctttgcactcccgagtcatcgacgtctaagatggctGGGACATGTCaggtgcatggatcctgaacggatactGAAACAACTGCTGTGCGGAGAACTTTAG